DNA from Daphnia pulicaria isolate SC F1-1A chromosome 3, SC_F0-13Bv2, whole genome shotgun sequence:
GGATATTCCTTGGCTAtaaatgaaaacagaaaatacTCAAAATAGTGTTGACCAAATGTTTCATCAGTTTATATTATAAGTCGGGTTGGGTATTCCCATTCTGGTTAGCGGCGACGTCAAGTCAGACTCTGGACTCTGTTTTAATACGGCGAACCAATGTTACCGCTATGTGTTTGCTTGTTGCAGGCTATCCTGGTATTCCATAACGGTATATTACCTACTATATGAATTAAtatgataattaaaaaatatagtgCAGAATATAAAGCTTGAAACTTAGaagaattccgaaaaaaaccacattttttgttttcgtatgAAACCCGCTCACCGAGTTTTAGCAGCTCTAAGCTTGACACAGAGATGTCAGTACGGGTCCCATTCAGAATTATTGATGGGTCAAAAATAGATGAAGCAACGAGTGAAGCAATAAGTCAATAGGGTGAAAgtcgattagaaaaaatttaactcaGGTTAAAGTCTATTTATACAGTGAACTACGGGGTATAGTTAATCCTATGGTGActaaaacaaagttttacctTATCTAACTATCTATTCCAACAAACAACACCTACACCATGAACACCTACGTACTTTTGTTCGCTTTCTTATCTAGTTTTACAATTGTCTCTGATAGGTATAACACCAACACCACCAAAGTTGTAGTCTGTGTGTTTTAAGAGCAAAAGAGCGTTTAGCAGTCTACTTAGTGTATGATTCGTATTCGTTGAATAGCCTGGATACAACGGTCTTGTCATAATTCTTCCTTCTGCTGTAGGCCTAATTCGTTAGTAAATTACCTTTTTATGCTATTAAATGTActtcaaaacaattttgtattattcacagataattaaaaatggatatGCTTAGTGGTCAACAACTTGTGAACAAGCAAAAGCAAGGTGTGCACGCTGAAGTTGCTCTTCAAAATAAGGATATTATTTGCTATTATTTTTCAGCCCACTGGTGGTATGTCTTAATATGATATGTTCTTGAATTTCAGACATTtaaagacatttttatttttcagccctCCTTGTCGCATGTTTACACCAATCCTAGCAGACTTTTACAGGGTAAAATTTGAATGTCCCCCTCCCCTTACTGAACTGACATTctaacttttcattttccttttaaatTAGGATTTGGAAGCTGTAGGTGCTCGCCTTGAATGTATATTCGTTTCCTCTGACCGGAGCGAAAACGAGATGATACAGTACATGGTAGAATCACATGCTGATTGGCTCGCAATTCCATGGGGAACACAGCTTGCTGGGTAAAATTCtaaaaacttgtaaaaaaatttttgttgtcaTTGATTTGATTCTACAatgttttcattatttcaGGGCTTTAAAATCTAAATATGGTGTAAGTGGTATTCCTTGCCTTGTGGTGGTTAAGAAAGATGGGACGATTATCACAAAAGACGGAAGAAGTGATGTTCATCGCTTCGGTGCGAGCTGTTTCCAGCAGTGGGCGAATGCCTAAAAATGCGTGCAACAATACTGTTTTTTCTCGCTGTTGTTTTGAACTCCTTCACAGTGCTGACCCCAAGTCTTACAGAACAAACAATTTCTGccccccccctcaaaaaaaaaaaaaaaaaaagggaaacgaaaTAATATTTCACTGTTCGTTATTTCTATACCAGCAAGTTTAATACACATAATTTCCCAATAATTATTATGCTCGGATCGGTTGTAAAGAGCTTATTTTATTATCCTAAATGTGGAAGGTTGAGATAGATACTCAAGATAAAGTGCTACAAACCGTCCCAACAATAAGAAATTAACTGggtgaattaaaaaatgcgaTCGGAACCGAGCCCTACTTAGGTATAactataccttttttttttttttactttcttcagCAATTATTTCTCCATGTACTCATAAATTATACTTTAAATTCACGTTTTGTTTATTCTCTGAATCAGCATTTCCAACAAGCCAGCTCTGAACACACTTGTCCTTCTCTGTTTCACATCGGCGCCGAAACACGGctaacattttctttatcgATCAAATGTCAAGTCAACCAAGACCTTTCCTCGCCGGAAAGAAGAGGGATATGGGatgaaaatgagaaagaaataaGGTTGTTGAGAAAGCGAGACTTTGGGATGGaatttttcctgtttcttCATGCGAGCCGCACGCTGACTTGAACTAGTTGCTCTGGTTTCGCGATTCGATGTTTTTCCTTGTAGGGCAGCATTCGCATTTAGGAGTAGATCAATCTtgctcgtttgtttgtttacgcACGGTATTGAAGGCGTTCTGTGTAGCTATAGCTGTGCCGAAATGAGTAATAAGAAAGTTGCAACATAAGGAGAAACGGTTTCAGATCACTCAAACATCCCCAAAAGGGAATTATAATATCTTGTGCAAGAAACGATGATCCTCTTTAAGTCGAACGTTTCctcaattcattttatttccagGAAAAGAACCGATTCCCGAATGTTTCAACTTCTAGATTAAACTTCTTTTGATGGatgtaagatttaaaaaaccaaaaccaacGTAGAGGATAAGGGAGGAAGGTAGAATGACGAAgaccgaaagaaaaagatgaacgGGATGTACTGTAGCGGAGAGAAGAATTTAGATAATATGAAGAGCAGAGGGGAGTCGAAGTCGAACATATCAGAAATTTGAggataaattaaacaaaaaaaatgtgaacagGAATTAGACACAAAAGGATTTCAAAATAACGATAGTATCACTGCCAATCCCTAACAAATGCAACACCTAGGCAAACACCAACCTCAGAGATCTGTAATCAGAAAAAATGCGAAAAACGAACGTCGGATGAGTCTAATACGAGCTAAGAGTCAATGGATGGATGAGGGAGGACTTACTGTCAATTTTGTGTGTCTCTGCCGTTGATGCTGTTTTGGGAGTAGGTCTGATGTGactgaaaccaggaggaggcaTAGAGGGGGTAGTGTGGGAGACCGACGGCCAGAATGAGCCCATGGAATTCAATCCGTCCAAACCAGATGCGGGTGTGACGTTACTACGGCCAGATAGTGAAGGCAAGTTGTAGTGAGTTGAATTGGCCAGGCCAAACAGATTGGAAGGGTTGGAGGGCGGCTGCTGTGCCGGACTGTTTCCCGTTTCCGTCAACTGCTCCAGAGAACGAAGCCAATGTGGTGGCGAATCTGATCGCGAATCAGTTATCTGGCCACTAGAAACGATGGCCGGGTCGAGAGAAGTCCAATCTGAACCATTTCTCCATCCTTTTGCAGCTAAGCTGTTTGGTTGCTGAGTCATTTGATGTtgatgatgttgatgatgCATCTGCTGTGGTTGGCCGTTGCCTAGACCAGAGAGGCCAGGAGGAAAGGCACCCATGCGGCCActatggctgctgctgttgttgctactGCCGTTACTGCTCGTGACGCCTCCATTACCCATGGAAATGTTGACGTTCGGAAACAGTGCTCGAAGCCCATCTTGCCAGTCCTTCATGGAGGGTGCTGGATCGCCAATGCCACTCGTTCCAAGGCCAAGGCTATTGCTACCATTGGAATAAGGCATATTGCTGCCCATTCCAGTGTTATATCCTATATAGGACAGGAATCGTCAAATTATGTAAAAGGCGATAATCTAAAGGAACTACCTTGTGGCTTGTTGTTCGACAAATGACTTAGCGAACCATTTTGACCGCCCATGTAACTCATGTTTGATGACATGCCTCCGCCGCTCATGCCCCCGATTCCTGACATTCCTAAACCCAAGGAAGGCGAGTCATGATAGAGACGTGGACCGTATCCAGTCGAAGGACCACCCACACCACCGTTGGCTGTGCTCTGATTGTTCATAAATGGCAACATTTTACTGGTACCCATGTCTAGGCGATTCACCGGCCGATTCGAGCTAAGGTTGGGAAGGCTCAAACCAAAGTGACTGACTCCACCTTGGTTCATTGACCCGGCAAGATGCTAAAAACCGCGAGGAAAAAACAATAAAGTCAATACTCTCGATCagattcaaattattttaaaaacctgAGTAGGATTGAAACCCGGAGGTGGAATTCTTGTACGCGAGGGCTGTGGTTGAGGCGCTACGCCGACGCCCAACCCAAGTCCTAGTCCTAAAGAGCTAAAACTTGGACTGTGTCGGGTCATTGATGGTGGAACTGGAGGGTTGGAATAGAGACTCTGGACGGGGCCAGAGTAACCCAGGTTGCTACAACCATTACTGAACACTGAACCATTGGGTAGGCTTGAGATGGACTCTTTTTCGAGCATTTCAGCCAAAGCCTTTTGCGTTTCATGGAAGGGATCGAATCCCAAGTCGTCGT
Protein-coding regions in this window:
- the LOC124328290 gene encoding nucleoredoxin-like protein 2, with product MDMLSGQQLVNKQKQGVHAEVALQNKDIICYYFSAHWCPPCRMFTPILADFYRDLEAVGARLECIFVSSDRSENEMIQYMVESHADWLAIPWGTQLAGALKSKYGVSGIPCLVVVKKDGTIITKDGRSDVHRFGASCFQQWANA